From one Amycolatopsis sp. FDAARGOS 1241 genomic stretch:
- a CDS encoding TetR/AcrR family transcriptional regulator, whose product MLSESAGTRRPGGRTERTRIAVLQATLDLLAERGFTNLTVEAVADRSGVHKTTIYRRWASTDGLVAAALRMGTEQPWTPRDTGSLAGDLKEVLLELIRYFTEPGLRELPTASVLAAFHSDSAAEALHAFYQDRHARSSVLVTRAVARGEVPAGTDSDEVIRVASGPVFYRLFISREPLTPTDARTAADAAAAAAKAGVFVRK is encoded by the coding sequence TTGCTAAGTGAATCGGCCGGAACCCGCCGACCGGGTGGGCGAACCGAACGCACGCGCATCGCCGTGCTGCAGGCGACGCTGGACCTGCTCGCCGAGCGCGGCTTCACGAACCTGACGGTCGAGGCGGTCGCCGACCGCTCGGGTGTCCACAAGACCACGATCTACCGCCGCTGGGCCTCGACGGACGGCCTCGTCGCCGCAGCCCTGCGCATGGGCACGGAGCAGCCCTGGACGCCGCGCGACACCGGCTCACTGGCGGGCGATCTGAAGGAGGTGCTGCTGGAACTGATCCGCTACTTCACCGAACCCGGCCTGCGAGAACTCCCGACGGCGTCGGTGCTGGCCGCCTTCCACTCGGATTCCGCGGCGGAGGCGCTGCACGCGTTCTATCAAGACCGGCACGCCCGTTCGTCGGTACTCGTGACCCGTGCCGTGGCGCGCGGCGAAGTACCGGCCGGCACGGACTCCGACGAGGTGATCCGCGTGGCGAGCGGCCCCGTCTTCTACCGCCTGTTCATCTCGCGCGAACCCCTCACCCCCACGGACGCCCGCACGGCGGCCGACGCCGCGGCGGCGGCGGCGAAGGCGGGGGTGTTCGTCCGGAAATGA
- a CDS encoding GNAT family N-acetyltransferase, translated as MTAAAPASVRPAVVSDAPAIAHVHVASWQAAYDGLLPAEFLSGLSAGARERFWARNLADPPVHQTILVAVTPDGSLAGFAAANSSRDEDATTETGELASLYLLPSHWSRGVGRLLHAAAVAALTAEFSTAILWVLATNTRARTFYEHAGWILDGRTKVETVADGAVTLEEVRYRLALR; from the coding sequence TTGACGGCTGCCGCCCCCGCCTCCGTCCGGCCCGCGGTCGTCTCCGATGCTCCGGCGATCGCCCACGTCCACGTCGCTTCCTGGCAAGCCGCGTACGACGGACTGTTGCCCGCCGAGTTCCTGTCGGGTCTTTCGGCCGGCGCCCGCGAGCGCTTCTGGGCACGGAACCTCGCGGATCCGCCCGTGCACCAGACGATCCTGGTCGCAGTGACGCCTGACGGTTCCCTCGCCGGCTTCGCCGCGGCCAACTCCAGCCGCGACGAGGACGCCACGACCGAGACGGGTGAACTCGCCTCCCTTTACCTGCTCCCCTCGCACTGGAGCCGCGGTGTCGGCCGCCTCCTCCACGCGGCCGCGGTCGCCGCACTGACCGCCGAGTTCTCGACCGCGATCCTGTGGGTCCTCGCGACCAACACGCGTGCCCGCACCTTCTACGAACACGCCGGCTGGATCCTCGACGGCCGCACCAAAGTCGAAACCGTGGCCGACGGCGCGGTGACGCTGGAAGAGGTCCGGTACCGGCTCGCCCTCCGCTGA
- the recG gene encoding ATP-dependent DNA helicase RecG: MAGLRDKLPLLLGAKTAKALSGSLGIETVSDLLRHYPRRYAERGELTDIAGLELGEHATVLARIEKISKRRMKSRNGTILDMVITDGKRRLACAFFNQAWREKELVPGKTGLFAGKVTAFRDTLQLANPEYELLDAEREAEAVDSFLAEIIPVYPAAQGMPTWSIAKCVRQVLDVLEVPADPMPEELLKRHGLPGLERALRGIHRPEDWAHLETSRHRLKWDEAMAVQLIFAQRRHSAVSRPAKASPHTDGGLLDAFDKRLPFDLTGGQRAIGDEIAADLSSEHPMNRLLQGEVGSGKTVVALRAMLQVVDSGRQTAMLAPTEVLAAQHARSLREMLGELGMAGELGAAENATRVTLLTGSLGAKERKKALLEAASGEAGIVVGTHALIQDHVQFADLGLAVVDEQHRFGVEQRDALRSRGADDTSPHVLVMTATPIPRTVAMTVYGDLETSALREMPVGRSPIKTTVVPVAEKPAWFDRVWERVNEEVAKGHQAYVVCPRIGDEPPSDKSDKRPPLAVLDVAPDLAGGALKGLRVAALHGRMPPDEKDAVMRAFGAGQIQVLVATTVVEVGVNVPNATAMVILDADRFGVSQLHQLRGRVGRGSVPGLCLLVTETLDGTSTRERLAAVESTTDGFELSRLDLELRREGDILGAAQSGKRSGLKLLSLLRDEDVITEARAQAQEIVVRDPSLASYPGLAQMVSDVVDMERAEYLEKS; this comes from the coding sequence ATGGCCGGGCTGCGCGACAAGCTGCCGCTGCTGCTGGGGGCGAAGACGGCGAAGGCGCTGTCAGGTTCCCTCGGCATCGAGACCGTCTCCGACCTGCTGCGCCACTACCCGCGCCGGTACGCCGAGCGCGGTGAGCTCACCGACATCGCCGGCCTGGAGCTGGGCGAGCACGCGACCGTGCTGGCGCGGATCGAGAAGATCAGCAAGCGCCGCATGAAATCGCGCAACGGCACGATCCTCGACATGGTCATCACCGACGGGAAACGGCGGCTGGCCTGCGCGTTCTTCAACCAGGCGTGGCGCGAGAAGGAACTCGTGCCCGGCAAGACGGGCCTGTTCGCGGGCAAGGTGACGGCATTCCGCGACACGCTGCAGCTGGCCAACCCCGAGTACGAGCTGCTCGACGCCGAGCGCGAAGCCGAGGCCGTCGACAGCTTCCTGGCCGAGATCATCCCGGTGTACCCGGCGGCGCAGGGCATGCCGACGTGGTCGATCGCGAAGTGCGTGCGGCAGGTGCTGGACGTGCTTGAAGTGCCGGCCGATCCGATGCCGGAGGAGCTGCTGAAGCGCCACGGCCTGCCGGGCTTGGAGCGCGCGCTGCGCGGCATCCACCGGCCCGAGGACTGGGCGCACCTGGAGACCTCGCGCCACCGCCTCAAGTGGGACGAGGCCATGGCCGTGCAGCTGATCTTCGCGCAGCGGCGCCATTCCGCGGTGTCGCGGCCGGCGAAGGCCAGCCCGCACACCGACGGCGGCCTGCTCGACGCGTTCGACAAGCGCCTGCCGTTCGACCTCACGGGCGGCCAGCGCGCGATCGGCGACGAGATCGCCGCGGATCTGTCCAGTGAGCACCCGATGAACCGCCTGCTGCAGGGCGAGGTGGGTTCGGGTAAGACCGTCGTCGCGCTGCGGGCGATGCTGCAGGTCGTCGACTCCGGCCGGCAGACGGCGATGCTCGCCCCGACCGAGGTACTGGCCGCGCAGCACGCGCGTTCGCTGCGCGAGATGCTCGGCGAGCTCGGGATGGCGGGGGAGCTGGGGGCGGCGGAGAACGCCACGCGCGTGACACTGCTCACCGGCTCGCTGGGTGCGAAGGAGCGCAAGAAGGCCCTGCTGGAAGCGGCGAGCGGCGAGGCCGGGATCGTCGTCGGCACGCACGCCCTGATCCAGGACCACGTGCAGTTCGCCGACCTCGGGCTCGCGGTCGTGGACGAGCAGCACCGGTTCGGCGTGGAGCAGCGGGACGCGTTGCGCTCGCGTGGGGCGGACGACACTTCGCCGCACGTGCTGGTGATGACGGCGACGCCGATCCCCCGCACGGTCGCGATGACCGTGTACGGCGACCTGGAGACGTCCGCACTGCGCGAGATGCCGGTGGGCCGGTCGCCGATCAAGACGACCGTGGTGCCGGTGGCGGAAAAACCCGCGTGGTTCGACCGCGTCTGGGAGCGGGTGAACGAGGAGGTCGCCAAGGGGCACCAGGCGTACGTCGTGTGCCCGCGCATCGGCGACGAACCCCCGTCGGACAAGAGCGACAAACGTCCGCCGCTGGCGGTGCTGGATGTGGCGCCGGACCTGGCGGGCGGGGCGTTGAAGGGGCTGCGGGTCGCCGCGCTGCACGGCCGCATGCCGCCCGACGAGAAGGACGCGGTGATGCGTGCCTTCGGCGCCGGCCAGATCCAAGTCCTGGTGGCGACGACCGTCGTCGAGGTCGGCGTGAACGTCCCCAACGCCACCGCGATGGTCATCCTCGACGCCGACCGGTTCGGCGTGAGCCAGCTGCACCAGCTGCGCGGCCGCGTCGGCCGCGGCAGCGTGCCGGGGTTGTGCCTGCTGGTGACCGAAACCCTCGACGGCACCTCGACCCGCGAACGCCTCGCGGCCGTCGAGTCCACCACCGACGGCTTCGAACTGTCCCGTTTGGACCTCGAACTCCGCCGCGAGGGCGACATCCTCGGCGCCGCGCAGTCCGGCAAGCGCTCGGGGCTCAAGCTGCTGTCCCTGCTGCGCGATGAGGACGTGATCACCGAGGCTCGTGCGCAGGCCCAGGAAATCGTGGTGCGCGACCCGTCGCTGGCGTCCTACCCTGGCCTCGCCCAGATGGTGTCCGACGTCGTGGACATGGAACGCGCGGAGTACTTGGAGAAGAGTTGA
- a CDS encoding DAK2 domain-containing protein — MRVLDVAAVSAWSAACVHSLAVLRPAINGINVYPVADSDTGSNLLHTMTGARDSLAAAQPSDAADALAVLARGAVAAARGNSGVIISQVVRGIADWAADGAELDGAGLAGALGHADRVATGAVSRPVAGTMLTVLHVVAAAVQGDTRSLGEVAATAAAAAASALEETPKQLPALAKAGVVDAGGRGLVAVLDALAGVVTDTAPERDHELSFAIELSAADPAPYAWEVMYLLDGVDEARLPALRKELSGFGDSVTVAGDGSGSHAVHVHCADIGAAIEAGLELGRPRRIRVEPLITPTPIEPGGGLDRSVVAVVHGGALAELLRAEGVAVLAVPDDETPGVEDMIGLFNEAAGRHVTVLPGGLDLTAAADTAAGHPMAGDRDVVVIPCASPVQVLAALAVHDEGRRVNDDVVAMAEAAAATRRGELRISTEESLTWVGRAQSGDVIGLVDDEVVLIEPAPASETSLVAAAMSVLNRMLALGGELVTVLSGEAAPPGVTGELADQLRHEHPEVELTSYASGQAGAVLLMGVE; from the coding sequence GTGCGGGTGCTGGACGTGGCGGCGGTGTCGGCCTGGTCGGCGGCGTGCGTGCACAGCTTGGCGGTGCTCCGGCCGGCGATCAACGGCATCAACGTCTACCCCGTCGCCGACTCCGACACGGGCTCGAACCTGCTGCACACGATGACCGGCGCGCGCGATTCCCTGGCGGCCGCGCAACCGAGCGACGCGGCGGACGCGCTGGCCGTGCTGGCCCGGGGTGCCGTGGCCGCCGCGCGGGGAAATTCGGGCGTGATCATCTCCCAGGTCGTGCGGGGCATCGCCGACTGGGCGGCCGACGGCGCCGAACTCGACGGCGCGGGGCTCGCGGGAGCTCTCGGACATGCCGACCGCGTCGCCACCGGAGCGGTGAGCCGGCCCGTCGCGGGGACGATGCTGACCGTCCTGCACGTCGTGGCCGCCGCCGTTCAGGGCGACACGCGATCGCTGGGTGAAGTCGCCGCCACGGCCGCCGCGGCCGCCGCGTCCGCGCTGGAGGAGACGCCCAAGCAGCTGCCCGCGCTGGCCAAGGCGGGGGTCGTCGACGCCGGGGGACGAGGGCTCGTCGCGGTGCTCGACGCGCTGGCCGGCGTCGTCACGGACACCGCACCGGAGCGCGACCACGAGCTGTCGTTCGCGATCGAGCTGTCGGCCGCTGACCCCGCGCCGTACGCGTGGGAGGTCATGTACTTGCTGGACGGTGTCGACGAAGCGCGGCTGCCGGCGTTGCGCAAGGAGCTGAGCGGCTTCGGCGACAGCGTCACGGTGGCCGGCGACGGTTCGGGCAGCCACGCCGTGCACGTCCATTGCGCCGACATCGGCGCGGCGATCGAAGCAGGGCTGGAGCTGGGGCGGCCGCGGCGGATCCGCGTCGAGCCGCTGATCACGCCGACGCCGATCGAGCCGGGAGGCGGGCTGGACCGGTCGGTGGTGGCCGTCGTCCACGGCGGGGCGCTCGCCGAGCTGCTGCGGGCCGAGGGCGTCGCCGTGCTGGCCGTGCCGGACGACGAGACGCCCGGCGTCGAGGACATGATCGGGCTGTTCAACGAGGCTGCGGGCCGGCACGTGACGGTGCTGCCGGGCGGCTTGGACCTCACGGCCGCCGCCGACACCGCGGCCGGGCACCCGATGGCCGGCGACCGGGACGTCGTGGTGATCCCGTGCGCGTCGCCGGTGCAGGTGCTGGCCGCGCTCGCCGTGCACGACGAGGGCCGCCGTGTGAACGACGACGTCGTGGCCATGGCCGAAGCCGCCGCGGCCACCAGGCGTGGCGAGCTGCGGATCTCGACCGAGGAGTCGCTAACCTGGGTGGGCCGGGCCCAGTCCGGTGACGTGATCGGCCTGGTCGACGACGAGGTGGTGCTGATCGAGCCGGCACCGGCCTCGGAAACGAGCCTCGTCGCGGCCGCGATGAGCGTGCTCAACCGCATGCTGGCGCTCGGTGGTGAGCTGGTCACCGTGCTGAGCGGGGAGGCTGCGCCGCCGGGCGTGACTGGCGAACTGGCCGACCAGCTGCGGCACGAGCACCCCGAAGTGGAGTTGACGAGTTATGCCAGTGGCCAGGCGGGAGCCGTGCTGCTGATGGGAGTCGAATAG
- the rpmB gene encoding 50S ribosomal protein L28, translated as MAAVCDVCGKGPGFGKSVSHSHRRTNRRWNPNIQTVHAKVGVSQRKRLNVCTSCIKAGKVVRG; from the coding sequence GTGGCTGCCGTGTGCGACGTCTGTGGCAAGGGACCCGGCTTCGGCAAGTCGGTCTCGCACTCCCACCGGCGTACCAACCGCCGGTGGAACCCGAACATCCAGACTGTGCACGCCAAGGTCGGCGTGTCCCAGCGCAAGCGCCTCAACGTGTGCACCTCGTGCATCAAGGCTGGCAAGGTCGTGCGCGGCTGA
- a CDS encoding alpha/beta fold hydrolase, whose amino-acid sequence MTTTVTSADGTPIAFDIYGAGAPVLLVGGAVNDRTTVAALAVVLADAGFQAIAVDRRGRGESGDAPVYSVERELDDLMAVIEAIGGSAALFGHSSGAILVLEAAARGLPVNKVAAYEPPFIVSGRPRPADDLAERLSALLADGNREGAVELFLTEGVSVPAEGVAAMKGQPVWDWFVGYAHTLPYDITVTGPGGRLPAARLAAITVPVLVLSGGAGEAWMGASARAVAETVPHARYEVIPGQDHGVLNAPESLRSVLTDFLK is encoded by the coding sequence ATGACCACCACCGTCACTTCCGCCGACGGCACGCCCATCGCGTTCGACATCTACGGCGCGGGCGCACCCGTGCTGCTCGTCGGCGGCGCCGTGAACGACCGGACGACCGTGGCGGCGCTCGCCGTCGTGCTGGCCGACGCGGGCTTCCAGGCCATCGCCGTCGACCGGCGGGGCCGCGGTGAGAGCGGGGACGCGCCGGTCTACAGCGTCGAGCGCGAGCTGGACGACCTCATGGCCGTGATCGAGGCCATCGGCGGTTCGGCCGCGCTGTTCGGTCACTCGTCGGGCGCCATCCTGGTGCTGGAAGCGGCGGCCCGCGGCCTGCCGGTGAACAAGGTGGCCGCGTACGAGCCACCGTTCATCGTCAGCGGTCGCCCGCGACCCGCCGACGACCTCGCCGAGCGCCTCAGCGCCCTGCTTGCCGACGGCAACCGTGAAGGCGCCGTGGAGTTGTTCCTGACCGAGGGTGTTTCCGTGCCGGCCGAGGGGGTGGCCGCCATGAAGGGACAGCCCGTGTGGGACTGGTTCGTGGGCTACGCGCACACGCTGCCCTACGACATCACCGTCACCGGCCCCGGCGGCCGGCTGCCCGCAGCTCGGCTGGCCGCCATCACCGTGCCCGTGCTCGTGCTGTCGGGTGGGGCGGGGGAGGCCTGGATGGGTGCTTCGGCCCGGGCTGTCGCCGAGACCGTGCCGCACGCCCGGTACGAAGTGATCCCCGGACAAGACCACGGTGTGCTCAACGCACCCGAGTCGCTGCGTTCCGTGCTGACGGACTTCCTGAAGTGA
- a CDS encoding uracil-DNA glycosylase yields the protein MTARPLHEIVEAGWAQALEPVAPQVAAMGEFLRAEIAAGRKYLPAGEHVLRAFKQPFHDVRVLIVGQDPYPTPGHAVGLSFSVAPDVRPLPKSLVNIYKEYAEDLGYPLPANGDLTPWADQGILLLNRALTVQPSKPNSHQGKGWEQVTEQAIKALAARDEPMVAILWGRNARNLRPMLGAIPCIESAHPSPLSAHNGFFGSRPFSRANQLLADQGAAPVDWKLP from the coding sequence GTGACCGCACGACCGCTGCACGAGATCGTCGAAGCAGGCTGGGCGCAGGCCCTCGAGCCCGTGGCGCCGCAGGTCGCCGCGATGGGGGAGTTCCTCCGCGCGGAGATCGCGGCGGGCCGCAAGTACCTCCCGGCCGGCGAGCACGTGCTGCGCGCGTTCAAGCAGCCGTTCCACGACGTGCGGGTGCTGATCGTCGGCCAGGACCCGTACCCGACGCCGGGGCACGCGGTCGGCCTGAGCTTCTCGGTCGCGCCGGACGTGCGGCCGCTGCCGAAGAGCCTGGTCAACATCTACAAGGAGTACGCCGAGGACCTCGGCTACCCGTTGCCCGCCAATGGCGACCTCACCCCGTGGGCCGACCAGGGCATCCTGCTGCTCAACCGCGCGCTCACGGTGCAGCCCAGCAAGCCGAACTCCCACCAGGGCAAGGGCTGGGAGCAGGTGACGGAGCAGGCGATCAAGGCGCTCGCCGCGCGCGACGAGCCGATGGTGGCGATCCTGTGGGGCCGCAACGCCCGCAACCTGCGCCCGATGCTCGGTGCCATCCCGTGCATCGAATCGGCGCACCCGAGCCCGCTTTCCGCGCACAACGGCTTCTTCGGCTCGCGTCCGTTCAGCCGGGCCAACCAGCTACTGGCCGACCAGGGCGCGGCGCCGGTGGACTGGAAACTGCCCTGA
- a CDS encoding gamma carbonic anhydrase family protein translates to MAIYALGDLVPSIHPDAYVHPDATVIGDVRIGPRASVWPQTVLRGDHGYIEIGERSNVQDGCVLHCTSKHPTVLGPSSAIGHAVHVEGATIGTGCLIASGSVVLNGTVIEDGGMVGAGAVLSYNSHVGPGEIALGVPAKVRPNKSFSAEQIAMVVDSYVRRGARFREQLRRLDPPR, encoded by the coding sequence TTGGCGATCTACGCGCTCGGCGACCTCGTCCCCTCGATCCACCCGGACGCCTACGTCCACCCCGACGCGACCGTGATCGGCGACGTGCGGATCGGCCCGCGCGCGTCGGTGTGGCCGCAGACGGTGCTGCGCGGCGACCACGGGTACATCGAGATCGGCGAACGGTCCAACGTCCAGGACGGCTGCGTGCTGCACTGCACCTCCAAGCACCCGACGGTCCTCGGGCCGTCTTCGGCCATCGGTCACGCCGTGCACGTCGAGGGCGCGACGATCGGCACCGGCTGCCTCATCGCCTCGGGTTCGGTGGTGCTCAACGGAACCGTGATCGAGGACGGCGGGATGGTCGGCGCGGGCGCGGTGCTTTCGTACAACTCGCATGTGGGTCCCGGCGAGATCGCGCTGGGCGTGCCGGCGAAGGTGCGGCCGAACAAGTCGTTCTCCGCCGAGCAGATCGCGATGGTGGTCGACTCCTACGTGCGCCGCGGCGCACGGTTCCGCGAACAGCTGCGGCGCCTCGACCCGCCCCGGTGA
- a CDS encoding GNAT family N-acetyltransferase, whose amino-acid sequence MEIRPVAYDHPDATKLMAEVQLEYVRRYGSEDSTPMEAAQFAPPRGLFLVGYLDGAPVASGAWRAHDGPAPAFRPGDVELKRMYVVESARGNGFARAMLAELERTARAAGRRRAVLETGTEQPEAIALYGSSGYTAIPGFGMYKDEPESRYFGKNLV is encoded by the coding sequence GTGGAGATCAGACCGGTCGCCTACGACCACCCCGACGCGACCAAGCTGATGGCCGAGGTCCAGCTCGAATACGTGCGCCGCTACGGCAGCGAGGACTCGACCCCCATGGAAGCCGCGCAGTTCGCGCCGCCGCGCGGGCTGTTCCTCGTCGGCTACCTCGACGGCGCGCCCGTCGCGTCCGGGGCGTGGCGTGCGCACGACGGTCCGGCGCCCGCGTTCCGGCCCGGCGACGTCGAGCTGAAGCGGATGTACGTCGTGGAATCCGCGCGGGGCAACGGTTTCGCGCGCGCGATGCTCGCGGAGCTGGAGCGCACGGCCCGCGCGGCAGGGCGCCGGCGAGCGGTTCTGGAGACGGGCACCGAACAGCCCGAGGCGATCGCCCTCTACGGTTCGTCGGGCTACACCGCGATCCCGGGTTTCGGCATGTACAAGGACGAGCCCGAGAGCCGGTACTTCGGCAAGAACCTCGTGTGA
- a CDS encoding thiamine-phosphate kinase, which produces MSPDDGSVAGTGEFALIHAVTHGRRQPASTLLGPGDDAAVVAAPDGRVVATTDVLVQGVHFRLDWSSPEQVGRKAVAVNLSDVAAMGAKPTTVLVGFACPPDTRTEVVTEIMNGMWAEAARAGIGVSGGDMVSADQIVISVTALGDLEDREPVTRSGARPGDVLAVCGRLGWAAAGLAVLRRGFRSPVGVVNAQRAPEPPYPAGPQAALAGATAMVDVSDGLLADLGHIAAASDVGLDVHTADLEISKRLQEVGTALGADPLRWVLTGGEDHALAATFPPFGELPEGWRRIGAVTMPGSGVTVDGKEYGHEGGWEHWRQH; this is translated from the coding sequence GTGTCACCGGACGACGGCTCGGTGGCCGGGACGGGCGAGTTCGCGCTGATCCACGCGGTCACCCACGGGCGTCGCCAGCCGGCGTCGACCCTGCTCGGTCCAGGCGACGACGCGGCCGTGGTGGCCGCACCCGACGGCCGCGTGGTCGCGACCACGGACGTGCTGGTCCAGGGCGTGCACTTCCGCCTCGACTGGTCGAGCCCCGAACAGGTGGGGCGCAAGGCCGTGGCCGTGAACCTGTCGGACGTCGCGGCCATGGGCGCGAAACCGACCACGGTCCTCGTGGGGTTCGCGTGCCCGCCGGATACGCGCACCGAGGTCGTGACCGAGATCATGAACGGCATGTGGGCGGAGGCGGCGCGCGCCGGGATCGGCGTCTCCGGCGGCGACATGGTGAGCGCCGATCAGATCGTGATCAGTGTCACCGCGCTGGGGGACCTGGAAGACCGGGAACCGGTGACGCGCTCCGGCGCCCGGCCCGGCGACGTGCTCGCGGTGTGCGGCCGGCTCGGCTGGGCCGCGGCGGGGCTGGCCGTGCTGCGGCGCGGGTTCCGCTCGCCGGTTGGAGTCGTGAACGCGCAGCGCGCGCCCGAACCGCCGTACCCCGCGGGCCCGCAGGCCGCGCTCGCCGGCGCGACGGCGATGGTCGACGTCTCCGACGGTCTGCTCGCCGACCTCGGCCACATCGCCGCGGCGTCGGACGTCGGGCTCGACGTGCACACCGCCGACCTAGAGATCTCCAAGCGGCTGCAGGAAGTCGGCACCGCGCTCGGCGCCGATCCGCTGCGCTGGGTCCTCACGGGCGGCGAGGACCACGCGCTCGCGGCGACGTTCCCGCCGTTCGGCGAACTGCCCGAGGGCTGGCGCAGGATCGGAGCCGTGACGATGCCCGGCTCGGGCGTGACCGTGGACGGCAAGGAGTACGGCCACGAAGGCGGCTGGGAGCACTGGCGGCAGCACTAG
- a CDS encoding Lrp/AsnC ligand binding domain-containing protein, which yields MVHAYILIQTEVGKAAAVAAEIAGVPGVTSSEDVTGPYDVIVRATAETVDQLGQLVVAKVQNVEGITRTLTCPVVHL from the coding sequence GTGGTCCACGCATACATCCTCATCCAGACCGAGGTCGGCAAGGCGGCCGCGGTGGCGGCGGAGATCGCCGGTGTGCCGGGCGTGACCAGCTCGGAGGACGTGACCGGCCCCTACGACGTGATCGTGCGCGCCACCGCCGAGACCGTCGACCAGCTGGGGCAGCTCGTGGTCGCGAAGGTGCAGAACGTGGAGGGGATCACGCGGACGCTGACCTGCCCGGTGGTCCACCTCTGA
- a CDS encoding DUF3515 domain-containing protein: MADTETGAPPRVVLVVAAVLVVALAAVVAVFALTKNQAPPDESVANGPLPLVAVPAPQAGTPACTAVVGAMPATLTSNGRQLARRTLAQPAPQATVAWGDGDAIVLRCGLDRPPELTQTAELRLINGVQWLQVTEDEAATWYVVDRDVYLALTVPDSAGTGPLQTVSDTVAAKLPDKPLKF, from the coding sequence GTGGCAGATACCGAGACCGGCGCGCCGCCCCGGGTGGTGCTCGTGGTCGCGGCCGTGCTCGTGGTCGCGCTGGCGGCGGTGGTCGCCGTCTTCGCGCTGACGAAGAACCAGGCCCCGCCGGACGAGAGCGTTGCGAACGGACCGCTCCCGCTCGTGGCCGTGCCCGCTCCGCAGGCGGGCACCCCGGCTTGCACGGCGGTCGTCGGCGCGATGCCGGCGACGCTGACGTCGAACGGCAGGCAGCTCGCCCGCCGCACGCTCGCGCAGCCCGCACCGCAGGCCACCGTCGCCTGGGGTGACGGCGACGCGATCGTGCTGCGCTGCGGCCTCGACCGGCCGCCGGAGCTCACGCAGACCGCCGAACTGCGCCTGATCAACGGCGTGCAGTGGCTGCAGGTCACGGAAGACGAGGCGGCCACGTGGTACGTGGTCGATCGCGATGTCTACCTCGCGCTGACCGTGCCGGACTCGGCCGGGACCGGTCCACTGCAGACCGTTTCGGACACCGTCGCCGCGAAGCTCCCGGACAAGCCTTTGAAGTTCTGA